One window from the genome of Natrialba magadii ATCC 43099 encodes:
- a CDS encoding DUF63 family protein: protein MYETVERYGPLKVWALTVVALAAAVIFAATAFPERVYVDIIWQYYWGPVVADAHGWSEVAWADGEQIPASEAGPDAGPTASPGYTFVSYAGYIPTLILGVIGIVFLIDRLEIERYRAGFYGLFPFMLFGGALRVVEDANVAAYRETGELAIQLPWSGLLISPLIYFVVFFIAFVAVVVSVWLERNDYVPGYEYPLGAIGTVLLTGTVGYLGYLAWAEPYATFYPWLLIVTLVGATVATWLTWKATHAFMPGIHRGTMFMGAVVIWAHAVDGVANVIGLDWATAFGHEHNLLPKHPVNEAIVDTTGSLLPADVVAVTGAAWPFLLVKLAAAVFVIWIFDETVFEESPRYTILLLITVVAVGLGPGTRDMLRATFGV from the coding sequence ATGTACGAGACCGTCGAACGGTACGGCCCGCTCAAAGTCTGGGCCCTCACCGTCGTCGCACTCGCCGCCGCGGTGATATTCGCCGCGACCGCGTTCCCGGAGCGGGTGTACGTCGATATCATCTGGCAGTACTACTGGGGTCCCGTCGTCGCCGACGCCCACGGCTGGAGCGAGGTCGCCTGGGCTGACGGTGAACAGATCCCCGCCAGCGAAGCCGGCCCTGACGCCGGCCCAACTGCGTCACCGGGGTACACGTTCGTCTCCTACGCCGGCTACATCCCGACGCTCATCCTGGGTGTCATCGGGATCGTCTTCCTGATCGACCGACTCGAGATCGAGCGCTATCGCGCCGGCTTCTACGGACTCTTTCCGTTCATGCTCTTCGGCGGAGCCCTGCGTGTCGTCGAGGATGCGAACGTCGCCGCCTACCGCGAAACCGGTGAGCTCGCAATCCAGCTGCCGTGGTCCGGCCTGCTGATCAGTCCGCTCATCTACTTCGTGGTGTTCTTCATCGCGTTCGTCGCGGTCGTCGTCTCGGTCTGGCTCGAGCGCAACGACTACGTCCCGGGCTATGAGTACCCGCTTGGAGCGATCGGGACGGTGTTGCTCACCGGCACGGTCGGCTACCTCGGCTATCTCGCCTGGGCAGAGCCCTACGCGACGTTCTATCCGTGGCTCCTCATCGTGACACTCGTCGGTGCGACAGTCGCGACGTGGCTCACCTGGAAGGCAACCCACGCGTTCATGCCAGGCATCCACCGCGGAACGATGTTCATGGGCGCGGTCGTCATCTGGGCGCACGCCGTCGACGGTGTCGCGAACGTCATCGGCCTCGACTGGGCGACGGCGTTCGGACACGAGCACAACCTGCTTCCGAAGCACCCGGTGAACGAAGCGATCGTTGACACGACCGGCTCGCTCCTTCCGGCGGACGTCGTCGCTGTAACCGGCGCAGCGTGGCCGTTCCTCCTGGTCAAACTCGCCGCTGCAGTGTTCGTGATCTGGATCTTCGACGAAACGGTCTTCGAGGAGAGTCCACGCTATACGATCCTCCTGCTCATTACGGTCGTCGCGGTCGGTCTCGGTCCCGGAACGCGTGACATGCTCCGGGCAACGTTCGGCGTCTGA
- a CDS encoding TrmB family transcriptional regulator produces the protein MDDDHIELLGELGLSGYEARAYLTLARHGSLTADEVASESDIPQGRIYDVLNSLVDRSLVRADDGRPRTYVHVESSEAVDRLLETRVAELEDKQSSYERTASAAADALADLSHSSDSAGEGFATSALHDQAAQDLLLERFAAADDSIRIVVDAVDIGPEWRDVFSARLADLLETGLSVRLLASDLSSATDKLGALVDAGLAVRQVERVPQQRFIVIDGVEVCLEVVNPVADEELLAVVNFRDNETARELAESFDELWSAAEPVPAIDGIDE, from the coding sequence ATGGACGACGATCATATCGAACTGCTCGGCGAACTCGGCCTCTCGGGCTACGAAGCGCGGGCGTATCTCACACTCGCGCGCCACGGCTCGCTCACCGCCGATGAGGTCGCGAGCGAGTCTGACATCCCACAGGGTCGAATCTACGACGTGCTGAACTCACTCGTCGATCGCTCGCTCGTCCGCGCCGACGACGGACGACCGCGAACCTACGTCCACGTCGAATCGAGTGAAGCCGTCGACCGACTGCTCGAAACCCGCGTCGCCGAACTCGAGGACAAACAATCGTCGTACGAGCGCACTGCCTCCGCAGCAGCCGACGCACTCGCTGACCTCTCACACTCGAGTGACAGCGCCGGCGAGGGGTTCGCAACGAGCGCGCTCCACGACCAGGCTGCCCAGGACCTGCTGCTCGAGCGCTTTGCCGCCGCGGACGACTCGATCCGGATCGTCGTCGACGCGGTCGACATCGGCCCCGAGTGGCGTGACGTCTTCTCGGCGCGGCTCGCCGACCTCCTCGAGACCGGGCTCTCCGTTCGACTGCTCGCGAGTGACCTCTCGAGTGCGACCGACAAACTCGGCGCGCTCGTCGACGCCGGGCTGGCGGTTCGTCAGGTCGAACGCGTTCCCCAGCAACGGTTCATCGTCATCGACGGGGTCGAAGTCTGCCTGGAGGTTGTCAACCCCGTTGCGGACGAGGAGCTACTCGCGGTGGTCAACTTCCGGGACAATGAGACGGCACGCGAGTTGGCAGAGAGCTTCGACGAACTCTGGTCGGCTGCCGAACCGGTGCCGGCAATCGACGGTATCGACGAGTAA